A genomic stretch from Sander vitreus isolate 19-12246 chromosome 17, sanVit1, whole genome shotgun sequence includes:
- the cuedc2 gene encoding CUE domain-containing protein 2, translating into MDLHKIIHSALHEFIQAYIPDADLSTLDDVLLFYITGVLEDLGSQQSVEENFDVEVFAEMLEAYIPGFAEIDSVKVCEMMFNLASKLATARTSADEANVEPKARAEEISLKLTDLPSEPPPGETQCLKTQTEGATAKLPVSEWESQEQHLLEMFPKCSLSEARSALSIAKGDMEEAVRLIIEGDVQLSPTPLNVNHGKSISSLADQKLKESILEKYMLVDREEDKKTHRPVTPKDAPKKLVRYHSNQVVTTKGERYHLVKKDEAEDMKKTYVNLKPARKYRFH; encoded by the exons ATGGACCTCCACAAAATCATCCACAGTGCGCTGCACGAATTTATTCAGGCTTACATTCCTGATGCAGATCTCAG CACACTGGATGATGTTCTTCTGTTTTACATCACTGGAGTCCTGGAGGATCTTGGCTCCCAGCAGAGTGTTGAGGAGAACTTTGATGTGGAGGTCTTTGCAGAGATGCTAGAAGCTTACATACCTGGTTTTGCGGAAATTGACAG tGTCAAAGTCTGTGAAATGATGTTCAATCTGGCTTCCAAACTAGCCACTGCTAGGACCTCAG CTGATGAAGCAAACGTTGAGCCTAAAGCAAGGGCAGAAGAGATTTCATTGAAACTCACCGACCTGCCCAGTGAACCTCCACCAGGAGAAACTCAGTGccttaaaacacaaacagagggCGCCACTGCCAAG CTACCAGTGTCTGAGTGGGAGTCCCAGGAGCAGCATCTGCTGGAGATGTTTCCCAAGTGTAGTCTGTCCGAGGCTCGCAGCGCCCTGTCCATTGCCAAAGGAGACATGGAGGAAGCTGTGCGCCTTATCATAGAGGGTGATGTCCAACTCAGCCCCACTCCTCTTAAT GTAAACCATGGGAAGAGTATTTCCTCACTGGCAGACCAGAAACTTAAAGAGAGCATCCTTGAGAA GTACATGCTGGTGGACAGGGAGGAAGATAAGAAAACACACCGGCCTGTCACCCCCAAAGAT gcTCCAAAGAAGCTAGTTCGGTACCACAGTAACCAGGTGGTAACCACAAAAGGAGAGCGATATCACCTTGTGAAGAAAGACGAAGCAGAGGACATGAAGAAGACATATGTCAACCTCAAGCCTGCACGAAAGTACAGATTCCACTAA